One bacterium genomic region harbors:
- a CDS encoding NPCBM/NEW2 domain-containing protein: protein MKLSTWIALLPVILTGQPLAPTPPMGWNSWDCFGPTVTEEEVKANADYMAMHLRKFGWEYIVVDIRWYVENDKAHGYNENDAIFSMDACGRFLPAVNRFPSSAGGQGFKPLADYIHGKGLKFGIHIMRGIPKLAVERNTPILHSTATARDIYSDKVLCTWLGDMYSIDPAKSGAQEYYNSLFELYASWGVDFVKVDDLSRPYHKEEIEMIHKAIDYCGRPMVFSTSPGETPIECAEHISRHANMWRIIDDFWDNWSQLAMHFSLFEKWLPYMGPGHWPDGDMLPLGRIGIRAERGDDRMSLLTRDEQTTLMSLFLICRSPLMFGGHLPDNDPFTLSLITNAEALAVLQKSKNNRLLFNEGDKIAWIADDLHSDARYVAVFFLPDQKPILEKNAVWSSKPITYKTEEQSVKLNVDIKGAQKLYLVVTNGGDDNNWDHADWIEPKLIGRNGVMNLTDLKWVNASAGWGNATVNHSVAGNTLVVDGVEYANGIGTHANSIIEYDLPAGYDAFTALAGLDRECVSHSEGATVQFHVFTQNPFGSATEDSTRIAIHCTQLGLKGPGIFRDLWARRDMQSGNEIILSIPKHGSRLLKISPQ, encoded by the coding sequence ATGAAACTGAGCACATGGATTGCATTGCTCCCCGTCATACTTACCGGTCAGCCCCTGGCGCCTACGCCGCCCATGGGCTGGAACAGCTGGGATTGCTTTGGACCTACGGTGACGGAAGAGGAAGTAAAGGCGAATGCGGATTATATGGCAATGCATTTGCGGAAATTCGGATGGGAATATATCGTGGTCGATATCCGCTGGTACGTTGAAAACGACAAGGCTCATGGCTATAATGAAAATGATGCCATTTTTTCGATGGATGCCTGCGGCCGGTTCCTGCCGGCGGTCAATAGATTTCCTTCGTCTGCCGGCGGTCAAGGTTTCAAGCCGCTCGCGGATTATATCCACGGCAAAGGGTTAAAGTTCGGCATTCATATCATGCGTGGCATTCCCAAACTGGCCGTAGAACGCAATACACCGATTCTCCACAGTACCGCCACAGCCAGGGATATATACAGCGACAAGGTTTTATGCACCTGGCTGGGCGATATGTATTCCATCGATCCGGCCAAATCCGGTGCTCAGGAGTACTATAATTCTTTGTTTGAATTATACGCCTCCTGGGGCGTTGATTTTGTCAAAGTGGATGACCTCTCTCGTCCCTATCATAAAGAGGAAATCGAGATGATCCATAAGGCCATCGATTATTGCGGTCGGCCTATGGTTTTCAGCACCTCTCCGGGTGAGACGCCGATTGAATGTGCCGAGCATATCAGCCGACATGCCAATATGTGGCGCATTATCGATGATTTTTGGGACAACTGGTCACAACTTGCCATGCATTTTTCGCTCTTCGAAAAGTGGCTCCCCTATATGGGCCCCGGTCACTGGCCGGATGGCGATATGCTGCCTCTGGGGCGAATCGGTATCCGGGCGGAACGCGGCGATGACCGGATGAGCCTGCTGACCCGGGATGAACAGACGACCCTGATGTCGCTGTTTCTGATATGCCGGTCGCCGTTAATGTTCGGCGGCCATTTGCCGGACAACGATCCTTTCACATTGAGTCTCATCACCAATGCGGAAGCCTTGGCTGTATTGCAAAAGAGCAAAAACAACCGGTTGCTTTTCAATGAAGGTGATAAAATCGCCTGGATCGCCGACGATTTGCACTCGGACGCCAGGTATGTCGCCGTGTTTTTCCTTCCCGATCAAAAACCGATTCTGGAAAAAAACGCTGTGTGGAGCAGCAAACCGATCACATACAAAACCGAAGAACAAAGTGTTAAATTGAATGTGGATATAAAAGGAGCCCAAAAGCTTTATCTGGTTGTGACCAATGGCGGGGATGATAATAACTGGGATCATGCCGATTGGATCGAACCAAAACTCATCGGTCGCAATGGCGTTATGAACCTGACCGACCTGAAATGGGTCAACGCCAGTGCAGGCTGGGGAAACGCGACCGTCAATCATAGCGTGGCCGGAAATACACTGGTGGTGGACGGCGTCGAATATGCGAACGGCATCGGCACGCATGCGAATTCCATCATCGAGTACGATCTGCCGGCAGGATACGATGCCTTTACCGCTTTAGCCGGATTGGACCGGGAATGTGTTTCCCATTCCGAGGGTGCTACGGTCCAGTTTCATGTTTTCACGCAAAATCCGTTCGGATCAGCTACCGAAGATTCAACCAGGATAGCGATCCATTGCACACAGCTTGGTTTGAAAGGCCCTGGTATCTTTCGTGACTTATGGGCTCGACGCGATATGCAATCCGGTAATGAAATCATTTTATCCATACCAAAGCATGGATCCCGATTGCTCAAGATCTCGCCGCAGTGA
- a CDS encoding alpha/beta hydrolase-fold protein: MAGLLTFHSASGQPAKRPIVISPQVNSDCTVVFRFLAPAAREAAVDVQFEKKPVSMHKDSAGVWSITLGPVEPDIYPYHFVVDGVHVADPNNSAIFPNEGFQNSLVEITGNQPLIHTLQDVPHGTLSYRYYSSPELGVRPVVIYTPPGYENSRKKYPVLYLLHGTTDTEETWTKVGRAHIILDNLIHQNKATPMIVVMPYGRAYPAISKSTWSLRTWENLQEFKKDFFANLVPFVETNYRVKKDKDSRAIAGFSGGGGEALYLGLNNPDLFGWVCGFAPGMLKEEFERNNAVAFANPALTNQRLKLFWIGVGKEDGLFPIISEYLQVLDEKQIRHETFISAGGHTWMNCKLYLAIIAQKLFKQL; the protein is encoded by the coding sequence ATGGCCGGACTTTTGACTTTTCATTCGGCGTCCGGGCAACCTGCAAAAAGGCCGATCGTCATTTCACCACAGGTCAATTCAGACTGTACCGTGGTCTTTCGTTTTCTGGCCCCTGCTGCCAGGGAGGCTGCCGTCGATGTTCAATTCGAGAAAAAGCCTGTATCCATGCACAAGGATTCCGCGGGGGTTTGGAGTATCACCCTCGGTCCGGTGGAACCGGATATCTATCCGTATCATTTTGTGGTGGACGGCGTGCATGTGGCCGATCCGAATAATTCAGCCATTTTCCCGAACGAAGGCTTTCAAAACAGCCTGGTGGAGATCACCGGCAACCAACCGTTAATACACACGCTTCAGGACGTCCCCCATGGAACGCTATCCTATCGTTACTACTCTTCCCCCGAATTGGGTGTCCGTCCGGTAGTGATCTATACGCCGCCGGGCTATGAAAACAGCCGCAAAAAATACCCTGTGCTCTACCTTTTGCATGGCACCACGGACACTGAAGAAACCTGGACCAAGGTAGGCCGGGCTCATATCATTCTCGACAACCTGATTCATCAAAATAAAGCGACGCCCATGATAGTGGTCATGCCCTATGGCCGCGCTTATCCGGCAATCAGCAAATCAACATGGAGTCTACGCACCTGGGAGAATTTGCAGGAATTCAAAAAGGATTTTTTTGCCAACCTGGTGCCTTTTGTGGAAACGAACTATCGGGTAAAAAAGGACAAGGACAGCAGGGCCATTGCCGGGTTTTCAGGCGGCGGTGGTGAGGCCCTGTATCTCGGATTAAACAATCCGGATTTATTCGGATGGGTTTGCGGATTCGCACCGGGCATGCTGAAGGAAGAATTCGAGCGCAATAATGCAGTCGCTTTCGCAAATCCGGCCTTAACCAACCAACGATTGAAATTATTCTGGATCGGTGTGGGAAAAGAGGATGGTTTATTTCCGATCATCTCTGAGTATTTACAGGTACTGGACGAAAAACAGATCAGACATGAGACTTTTATCTCGGCAGGAGGCCATACCTGGATGAATTGTAAACTGTATTTAGCCATCATCGCACAAAAATTGTTCAAACAGCTATGA
- a CDS encoding alpha/beta hydrolase-fold protein → MKRKSIACLLFAGVLAFADRPASSQPPRGPWVVSPQVNPDHTVVFRYLAPTAREVLLNGQFDDKPQAMTRDSIGIWSVTVGPIKPDIYPYNFIVDGISVMDPANTEYFPNERFKASLVDVPSNTPLMHSLQDVPHGTVTYEYYPSAAGTTGCLVIYTPPGYEHHSKKYPVFYLISGTTDTEETWFKVGRANLILDNLIAQGKAKPMIIVMPYGNIEARIAAQTGKPKPADPANREGEEAVNRARAFGQDLVNNVIPHVEKNYRVLANRSNRAIGGFSRGGGQTLRTAFDHLDRFAWLCCYSAYLSGQEMERDYRFIYENPKRTNQQLKLLWVSVGSEDFLYQQTLDFLDFLEAKSLRHKRLITSGGHTWMNTKLFLTESAQLLFQ, encoded by the coding sequence ATGAAAAGAAAATCCATCGCTTGTTTGCTTTTTGCTGGCGTACTTGCTTTTGCTGATAGACCGGCATCGAGCCAGCCGCCGAGAGGGCCTTGGGTGGTATCGCCCCAGGTGAATCCGGACCATACCGTAGTGTTTCGCTATCTTGCGCCGACAGCCCGGGAGGTCCTGCTCAACGGACAATTCGATGATAAACCGCAAGCCATGACCAGAGATTCAATCGGTATCTGGAGTGTAACGGTTGGGCCGATTAAGCCCGATATCTATCCCTATAATTTTATCGTGGACGGAATTTCGGTGATGGATCCAGCCAATACGGAATATTTTCCCAACGAGCGTTTTAAGGCAAGTCTGGTCGATGTTCCCAGCAACACGCCGCTGATGCATTCGCTTCAGGATGTACCGCACGGCACGGTTACATATGAGTATTATCCTTCGGCTGCCGGTACAACCGGGTGTCTGGTCATCTATACGCCCCCCGGCTATGAACATCATTCGAAAAAATATCCCGTCTTTTATCTTATCAGCGGCACGACCGATACCGAAGAAACCTGGTTCAAAGTCGGCCGGGCCAACCTCATTTTGGACAACCTGATTGCCCAGGGTAAAGCCAAACCCATGATCATCGTCATGCCTTATGGAAATATAGAAGCCAGAATCGCAGCGCAGACCGGCAAACCCAAACCCGCAGATCCGGCTAACAGGGAAGGAGAAGAGGCGGTTAACCGTGCCAGGGCATTCGGCCAGGATCTTGTTAATAATGTCATTCCTCATGTCGAAAAAAACTACCGTGTGCTAGCCAACAGATCGAACCGGGCTATAGGCGGCTTTTCCCGCGGCGGCGGCCAGACCTTGCGCACCGCCTTTGATCATCTGGATAGGTTCGCATGGCTCTGCTGCTATAGCGCCTACCTTTCCGGCCAGGAGATGGAACGCGACTACCGTTTTATATATGAAAATCCAAAACGCACCAACCAACAATTGAAATTACTTTGGGTCAGCGTGGGCAGCGAAGATTTCCTGTACCAGCAGACGCTGGACTTTTTAGACTTTCTGGAAGCAAAAAGCCTGCGTCATAAAAGATTGATCACTTCAGGCGGTCACACGTGGATGAACACCAAACTATTTTTAACCGAGAGCGCTCAATTACTTTTTCAATAA